The Prunus persica cultivar Lovell chromosome G8, Prunus_persica_NCBIv2, whole genome shotgun sequence genome includes a region encoding these proteins:
- the LOC18768610 gene encoding uncharacterized protein LOC18768610, producing the protein MPKGEDFRPEFDMENLGFKIGLKFTTAELFRKAVKIYSINCGRELIFMNNDGNKIRVVCEEGCPFVIHASSISGSTYLQVKTFNPTHVCSKLTKNIHATASWLAKRYSGQLRLNPNWTASSFAEQVHQDYGYRPSRATVYRARAMAVDIVEGSYSKQYEVLWDYCHELTTRNVESTVIIKYEMEGDRPHFQRIYICLAACKKGFLDGCRPMKDPRHWSRAYFKSDSKCDMLMNNLCEAFNRSIMDAKDKPALTMLERTRLYLMLLMAGIRVFCEKWHGQVGPRIRKILEKNKGKAQWCIPKAAGQNKFEVMHHSGRNFAVDLNAHSCSCHAWDLNGIPCLHACAAISWFHGNPEDLCDAVYKKDAYLRAYEPMIMPLTSQD; encoded by the exons ATGCCAAAAGGTGAAGATTTCAGACCTGAATTTGATATGGAAAACCTAGGTTTCAAAATAGGTTTAAAGTTTACAACTGCCGAGTTGTTTAGAAAAGCTGTGAAGATATACTCCATTAATTGTGGAAGGGAGTTGATATTTATGAATAATGACGGTAACAAAATAAGAGTAGTCTGTGAAGAGGGCTGCCCTTTTGTTATCCATGCTTCAAGTATTAGTGGTAGTACTTACCTGCAGGTGAAAACTTTTAATCCTACACATGTTTGTAGTAAGTTGACTAAAAATATACATGCCACTGCTAGCTGGTTGGCTAAAAGATATTCTGGGCAGTTAAGGCTCAATCCAAATTGGActgcttcttcttttgcaGAGCAAGTTCACCAAGACTACGGTTACAGACCATCTAGAGCAACTGTGTACAGAGCAAGAGCCATGGCAGTTGACATTGTAGAGGGGTCCTACAGTAAACAATATGAAGTCTTGTGGGATTATTGTCATGAGTTAACAACCAGAAATGTGGAAAGTACAgttataattaaatatgaaatggAAGGTGATAGGCCACATTTTCAgagaatttatatttgtcttgCAGCCTGCAAAAAGGGGTTTTTAGATGGTTGTAGGCCTATG AAAGATCCTAGGCATTGGAGTAGGGCATATTTCAAGAGTGATTCCAAGTGTGACATGCTCATGAACAACCTATGTGAGGCATTCAACCGTAGCATAATGGATGCCAAAGACAAGCCTGCTTTGACTATGCTGGAAAGAACTCGGTTGTATTTAATGTTGTTGATGGCTGGAATAAGAGTTTTCTGTGAGAAATGGCATGGACAAGTTGGGCCAAGAATTAGAAAGAtattagagaaaaacaaaggaaaagctCAGTGGTGCATTCCTAAGGCTGCTGGACAGAATAAGTTTGAAGTAATGCACCATAGTGGCCGCAACTTTGCTGTTGATTTGAATGCACACTCTTGTTCATGCCATGCTTGGGATTTGAATGGAATACCATGTTTGCATGCTTGTGCTGCAATAAGTTGGTTTCATGGGAATCCAGAGGACCTTTGTGATGCAGTGTACAAGAAAGATGCTTATTTGAGAGCCTATGAACCAATGATTATGCCTTTAACCAGCCAAGATTAG